The following DNA comes from Gadus chalcogrammus isolate NIFS_2021 chromosome 12, NIFS_Gcha_1.0, whole genome shotgun sequence.
TGATTgattgagtgtctgtgtgtgtgtgtgtctgtgtctgtgtctgtacctGGGCGTTCTCTCCTCCGGGGGCGTTCCCACCTCCTCTTCGCAGGGTTCCGAGGCGGCGACCTCCACAGACGCAGCACCGGCTGCTCCCGGGGAGCCCAGAGGTGAGACACTAGCTGTGAGGAGGACGAGACGGAACAGACACTCACTATCGACACCGTGCAGCGCGCCGACAcccagcctgcagctcacactaTGCATCGGCGATGTGTATTGACTTATGTCACACACATGCCACCCATGGCCTATATACGTCTGCCACAACAAATAAATTATCTGTGGTTGTGGTGGACCGCCCCATTCAGTGGTTTGACCTTCCTGCCAAGCCTTTGACAATACCAGGGAAATAGCCACTTCGCCACTCAAAAGGTTACCCCCCCCTCCTATATGTGCCCCCCTTTCCTCATGGGGGTACCCCTCCATCACCCTCGTACCTTTTTCTCCCGGGGGGCTGgaccgcccccctccctgttGTCTCTGCAGGTGTTCCTTGTAGCAGACAGAGCACATGCCATTGGTGCGGGGGTTACCATAGAAACCACATCCCATCGTGCAAAGCATTGGCACTTGCGTTTGATTGGTCTCCTGTGCCATACTCTCTGAAAgaaaaggggtaagggggatgGGAGAGGATCTGCCTGAAAACAGGGTTGTAAAAGTTAGTCGATATAGTTCAGAGACTGGAACTACATCTTGGGGTACACTTGGAAGATATAAAGTAGAGTTATGGGAAAGGACCGGATTCAAATTAGATGATAAATCCAATTTATCTACTTGgctgggataaaaaaaaaaaatcatcatcatttgaaTAAAACCTTACTGTCAACAAACTTAATCGAAAAAAAACAGGATCAATCGTAAACAACATTTCGCAAAGAACACAAACAACTGCTATATGCCCTGGGGGACTTTAAACAGGTCGTCATTCGACTGTCAAGCCAACAAGGCAGAAACTCTACAAGGGAGCGTGAACAACAAGGGGTCCGTGACAATACAGCGCGTTACTATAGCGGTGACCCCCTGGCTCTCTGGCAGCAGTGTGTTCTGGTCGGATTCACAATATGACGTGGATCAGTGGTGTTTGGATCAGGATAAGCAACATTCATTGAGAAAAGGACGACAACTGGGCCCACGGACTCACGTACACAACACCTATCAAATCATCCCAATAAACCCCATAGCTTCGTGTTTCTTTCAGGGCTGACAGGAGAACAACAATAGGACCGGGGGCCGAGTGGAAACACTTTTAGTGTTCAGGCAGCGGCCGACACAACCATGGCGTGTTGTGCTTGTATCGCTCAAAGCCCAACGCTATCGACATTAGCCCGACAGGCTAGCTGTCCGATGTGTTGTACATGCCATTTAAACCCCAATACAACAATAACATAACCCAGAAATAGTAATATCTCAATGTATCGCAAAGAAAAAGTCGAATAAAGCCATCCTCCGTGGAAATCAGCAGCAACGCTTTGGATTATTTGGATCAAAACTGGATCATTGTGTTGGATAGCCAACagctagcaggctagcattaGAAGCTAGCCGAAAAACAGTGCGCATCTCCCAGGGTGACCCGGTACTGGTGCCGTTCCACCATATAAATTCACCACATGTAACCGGAATAAAGACGTACCTGTTATCGACCGAGCCGAGCGGTGCGGACGACCTGAGTCTACGAGTGTGCCCGGTCCCCTCCGGTGCGCGCGGCCTCCCCAGCGCAGCCTCCCGACATCAGACAGCAGCGACCATGACGTCACCCCCAGCAACAATTAATCACTTCTTCAGAGGGTGGAAGGACTTAAACCTGTTTTAACCATAAAAacaacatacatatgtatgtatgtaccaaCCATATAGGGACTTTAACCAAACATATACAAATGGCGATTATTTTGTCTTTATATCAACATGGTATGCCATGGGAATTGTCATCACAAACTAAACTAAAATAGTAATTTAGAACATACACTGAAAAGTCAAGCCTGACGATGGCTCGTCGTGTCGTGGGAAGTGCAGTGCAATACTGTATGAGTCGCCTCCCCGTCTCCTTCATTGAGTTCCTTGAGGAGGCATGAACTGAGACCAACCGGGACATGAAGGATGAAAGCTGGCCTGTGCATGTTTACAAGGTGACACTTTTATGGTCATCATTTTACAAAAGAAgaatgcacacaaatacattgaGGATGTTTATTTCGCAGCATGCATATCAAAAGCACACTATCTCATATTGTTATACTCTTATAAGAGAATTGCAATGTATACAAACATATAATAGCATTATTGGCaatatcatacattttttaatattgtaaataaaatgtttttccaTAACAAAGGCAATCTAAAAACCTATGCAGAGACGATAATAATCAAATGACGGTAAAGCAGTGCAGTAATTCCCCCCAATCACGAGTctagccccccccaccccacagccCCACCAGGTCACGGCTGAACACTGGGCTTCTGCTCCACCCCCGCTGCCTCCTTCTCGGTGATCTGCGGCGCGAACGGCCCCACCAGCCAGTTGAGGGGGGTGTTGTGGATGAGGTAGTCCATGACCCCGTCCACAGACTGCTGCACCTGAAAGCAAACCCCGTTTCAACCGCCCTCATTatcttcgtcgtcgtcgtcgtcgtgtgCCTTTAAGTATTTGATAACAAGGAGAAGGCGCCTAGGATCGATAACAAGGATCGATTGACACACTTTATCTGATTACTACTACGGAGAAACGCCAGGTGCATCCATCCGGGTAAACCGAGGCCACTTGCGTGGCAGCTGAAGTGCTTGCTCTGGTGGTCCGTGGGTGTCGTGGTGGGTGTCACGTTTATGGGAGCTTTGTGAAGAATGCCTGACTGCTCACGGACACCATGAACCGAATACATATTCAGGAAAAGTCCTTTAGGATAGATACATCAATGGTAAATAGCAATATGAGCACTCTGTGTGTTATGTGCGTCTAATAGGTTGTTGTGTGGGTCGTTATGTGTTTTGaaggcacttaatgtacacttATGTTGTTTTATTGCACTGTTTTGCACTATGGCTGCAGACCCTTTGGATGTGCACAACAAGTTCCCCCTTGGGGCAGATAAAGCTCTATTCTATTCTACAAGCTTAATGTATCAACCCGACTGGTGATCCATCTTATGACTTCCAAATCCTGTCCCACACTGCGCTGTGTTGCCCCCTCCCTGCCTGAGAGGCTTGTGTTTATTCCAACTCACCCCTGATTGCGCTGATAAATCAAACagagtttgtgtttttcttcttcttaaggttttatatttgtatttttatgcttttttatgatagagtgagacaggaaggagggggagacagagggaaacacgcagcaaaggaccacgggcaggaatcgaacccgggtcactGCGGTCAGGACGGGGCCTTAATGGATCCGCGCTCTACCCGGTGAGCCACTGGGGCGCCCCAGAGTTCCTGTTTTCCGCAACGTGTAtaatagggctttgacttttgcccaaaaatcatattcgaagttgtttattaatattaatagttgaatatattcgaatatttatgaataatattttgaccattaaatgccttcagtaagacctggattgggcttcgcgaggtttgttttccggcgttgctatggttaccggtcttgcgcgttccaacggtttattaggtttctaataaaccgctcgtctaatcaatacttcattcactgcctcttccgcagtcgttacaatattatgaatagactgcgtggggttctccgacgtctctccctcttggtctgcccataacaggttccaatattaagggctgcctaatattcgttcgaattttgatttattttttgatattcgaattatattcgaataacgaagttggGAGTCGAAGCCCTAAGCCCTCAGCGGTGGGTCGGTGCGTACCTTGGTCAGGTTGCTGCGGCACTGCTCCAGCAGGAGGGGCGTcagcgtgctgctgctgcccagcGAGGAGCGCAGGTCTGCGGCCGACTGCCGCGCACTGTCCAGCTGGGCCTGGATGTTGGCAGGGAGGCCCTGGGCGCTGGACACCACGCCGGAGCACGCCGCCTGCAGCTGGTCGGTGAGGCCGCGCACCATGGCCAACGCCCGGCCCTCCAGCTGCCGGGGCGTTAACGGGGAACAGACACAGTGAGtttgtaatttgtgtgtgttttgcgtgtgtgtgtgtgtgtgtgtgtgtgtgtgtgtgttgtgtgtgtgtgttgtgtgtgtgttgtgtgtgtgtgtgtgtgtatgtgtctgtgtctgtgtgtgtgtgtcatccatCCCAATACATTTGTTTGATATTTCCCTTTTCTCTCCTGACCTAGAGAAATGCTCAGATCAGGAATGAAAAGCgctggtaaaataataataaattaaaaacaccTTTCAGTCAGTCACATCGACTGTTGGCTGCTTATTGCAATGGTACGCATCATTTCTtaacatacagtatatagtgtATGCATACTCTCGCCGGGCCTAAGACGCCAACCTCGCTGccttctcctccagcctccacctgggcccccacctccgcctccgccccccccggccccggcgCCGGCTGCCCGTCCTTCCACTCCTTCAGCCGCTGCAGCAGCTGCTCGGGGGCCCCGGCCACCTGCAGCCCGGCCATCCCCAGGGTGCTGCGGGCCCCCTCCAGCAGGTCCAGGGTGCTGGTGATCTGCGTGGCCGTGGCGTAGGTGGCGTCGCGGGCCCGGCGCGCCCGGCTCAGCGAGTGCTCCATGGCGCGCTCCCGCACCGCCGTGGACAGGGCGCCCAGACGGACGAAGTAgctcgcggcggcggcgggtggAGCCACGCCCGCGGAGACCGCGCCCGGCGCCGGCTCGGCCAGGGCGGCTGAGAAGGGGAGACggggtacgcacacacacacacacacacacacacacacacacacacacacacacacacacacacacacacacacacacacacacacacacacacacagacacatacagacacatacacacacacacacacacatacacacacacagacacgcacacagatacagagacacatacacacacacaaacacacacaaacagacacacacagacacacagacacacacacacacacacacacacacacacacacacacacacacaaacagacacaaacacacacacagacacgcacacacacacaaaaacacacatacgtgttcacacaaacacacacacacacaaacatacgtgtacacacacacaaagatacacacacaaacacacacacacttaaattaGAGTCGAGGACTGCATTGATCCACTGCAGGTATTTACTGCCATCCCCAACGGGAGGATAATGGAAATTGGAAATTCAGTTCGGTtttgttttataacaacaatatattTTCCTACAACGTTTGGCAATTTCTGGTCCCTTAACAGAGAAATGTAATTACACATACTTCTGATGATAACTTACTACATAAACTGCGTTTCTGCGGTGTCTAAACACAGCGTTATAAATATTCACATATATTCGCAACACGGTTTTGTGAGCATAAAGAAAGACAGTGGGTCAAAGTGATAACGTGGCGTGACTGAAACAGGTGTCCAAGCTGCTAGTGCTGGAAGCCGAAGTGTGTTCTCTGGCCAAAGGAACAGCACGGGTGTTTACTATGAGGTACTGCATTCAGCAGCTATGAATAGCCTTCTCCATTCACTTGTTCATCAATGTCATGGGCTCTGAACTCAAGAGCCAGACTGTGTGAGGCTGAGGGGAATAACGTTATTTTCTAAACGATTCAGAATGATCTGATCTAAGTGTAAAAGTATAAAtctttttattcatatttaagTTGATTTTATGCATTTAAATGTGCTACTTTCTTCTTAGGTGGCAAATACATGCTTCTAAATAATTGTACTTGATTAAAGAATCTgctttataataaataatattttgcaaGACCTTAATGAGAAGTTGAAATATCAAACTTCCTTCCATGATTCATCCTTGATTGTCGGATGATTATCGGACTCCTTAAAACCAATTAATGGTTTGTTTGGTGACGACTAAGCGACGAAAGCCAGTGATGAGCCGGCCTCGTTCCACTGCTGTTGAACCCTAGTGGCCCGTAAGGACCACCACACTCTCACCTCTCCATACTCATCCCAGTACGCCCAGTCCTACCCAGCCCTACTGCCCCAGATCCCACTCCCTGAGGGGGAGGTTCTACTGACCCAGCTCCCactgggtgagggggaggagggggaggagggggaggagagggaggagggggaggagggggaggagagggaggaggagggggaggttctaCTGACCCAGCTCCcactgggtgaggggggggggggaggagagggaggagggggaggttctaCTGACCCAGCTCCCactgggtgagggggaggagggggaggagggggaggagggggaggagagggaggagggggaggagggggaggagagggaggaggagggggaggttctaCTGACCCAGCTCCCactgggtgagggggaggagggggaggagggggaggagagggaggaggagggggaggttctaCTGACCCAGCTCCCtctgggtgagggggtgggagggggaggagagggggagggggaggagagggaggagggggaggagggggaggagagggaggagggggaggaggggaaggagggggaggttctACTGACCCTGCTCCctctgggtgagggggggggggggggaggaggaggaggagggggaggttctaCTGACCCAACTCCCTCTCactaagggggaggagggggaggttccACTCACCCAGCTCCCTCTCGCTGAgcgggaggtgggggaggtgggggaggaggtgggggaggagggggaggttccACTCACCCAGCTCCCTCTCGCTGAGCGGGAGGTTCTGCTCCACCCAGGTCTCCGAGCGCCTGAGGGCCAGGCCCACCCCGCTGCTGGCCATCTGGCCCAGGCGGCTGCTCATGACCGTGCTGACCCCCCCGCTGACGGCCGCCTTGGTGAGCTCCACGCCGCCCATGACCGCTCCCATCACAGCCCCCGTCACCGCGTCCCTGGCCCCCGTCACCGCGTCCCTGGCCCCCGTCACCGACTGGTACACCCGGCCCACCGTGTCCGACACCAGCTGGGCACCACACACGACAAGACCGGGATTAGAGCACGCTTTGAGGGGCTGGTTGTACATTAGTTGTGTTAATGTACACACAATATAGGCCGGTGAAGTGTTATTGTACATTTATGGGTAAATTATTGACCAATGGTTTTGGGGGTTTATTGTCGGGTTTATTGTTATTGGTGTGTTATGGTCGGGTTTATTGTTATTGGTGTGTTATGGTCGGGTTTATTGGTGATCTCATCTCGAAGGGTTGGATCCATGAAAACGAGACAGATTAGAAGTCGTGAAGGTTCACACACTAGGACTAACAAGGCTTCCATACCAAAGGGGTTTCACTTCGAGGATTTAAAACTGTTTATAATGGACTACTAGGATATGGAAGAAATCACCACAATCGTAATCACATAAAATATGAGAgcacatttttttgtttaaagaataaaaacatgaatggaAGTGTTAAGTCAATGCACTGGATGATTTTACGGTGAAACTGATCCAATCCAATCTTCTAAAATCCTAGGAATGGATGTAACCacgacaataaaaaaataaactgaatAGTTGTGAAGACCTGCCGTCTGCCTCCCGACGCGTTTCTTTCAATTAAGAGCTTGAGAAACGACGCCGGCTCTGGCGGCGGTTTGACTTCTTTATGTGCGTCTTTATGAGGAGCCGTAAATCGGCGCCGGGGCTGACCTTGTCCGCCGGCTGCTGGAGGATGGGCAGCGTCGCCTCCATCTTGTCCAGACCCAGCAGGGCGTAGTCACTCACCGCCGTGACTggagaagacacacacgcaaagccAGCGCACGCGCACGTTAGAGAACtgactggagaacacacacgcataggcaGCGCACGCGCACGTTAGAGGTGTGTCTGGAGAACCCACACGTACGCAGCACGTGCACACGTTACATGTTCGACTAGGGTTAGACTACATTTGATTGGAGGAAACACAAAAGTCGTCCATTTCTTTACTGCTGGAACAAATTAGAAAAAAAGTAGAATAAATTCCTTATTTTTGAGCCTTTATTATAGACCCCTTTATTATAGACCCCTTATACATTGTTATTATCATAATCGTCCTCCTAGGATCACTACGATAGGAATTCACTGTTAAATAAGCTTCATAACATTGTTGGCATTGCTCTGCTGACATGTGTGTCGCGTGTGAAGACGTACTCTGTGGCTCCAGCATGTCCAGCAGCGGCTTGGAGCCCGTGGAGGCGGCGGCTCCCAGGGTCCGCACCCCCGTCTCCGCCACGTCCATCACCCCCTTCAGCAGGGGCACGCTGTCCTTGGTGGAGGTGTAGGCGCTGGACACGGCGCCGCACGCCGAGCTGACCAGCGGCAGGTTGCTCACTCTGGACACCAGGccctgcacacgcacgcacgcgcacacacacgcacgcacgcgcgcgcacgcacgcacacgcacgcacgcacgcacgcacgcacgcacgcacgcacgcacgcacacacacacacacacacacacacacacacacacacacacacacacacacacacacacacacacacacacacacacacacacacacacacacacacacacacacacacacacacacacacactatcactgAGACATGGGTCTGTTTGTGTACAGGTTGGGCTTACAGTGTGGGGATATGAAACGAGATCCCTCGAACCCGGTACGGGGCTGTTGAGATGAACCACGTTGAAGGCACTCTGCTGCCAGCCTACCTGCTCTGCATTAGCTGGCTGTGCAGCTTCAGTTCCGACCTCGTTAGCCTTCCCGCTGTCTGCCATCGTGGCTGCTGCTGTGCTGGCTTTCAATCACTAAtagaagaaaacacacacgcacacgcacacacacacacacacacacgcacgcacgcacgcacgcacgcacgcacgcacgcacacacacacacacacacacacacacacacacacacacacacacacacacacacacacacacacacacacacacacacacacacacacacacacacacacacacacacacacacacacacacacacaccacattttGCATGGATATTAAGATCCAAGAAGAAATGTTGCCCTATATACAAGACTGCAATGAGTTCGGATTCAGATACGTCTCTACCATCTACTTTACACACCTTGGTATACAATGTATTTCAAAAGGAAAGCATGTAAAATACATTAATGGTATCACTGGTTGGTGGTGATAGCATCGAACGGTAATATAGAAATGCTGTTTCTGATCATCTTTCCAATGGGGGAAAAAGTGCTTTCACAGTACGTCGTCAATATAGTTAGATATGGTAATTTAGTACATTTATTTAGCAATTTGTTATCCCATTTATCTTCCCACACTATGCATCACGATAAGGGGCGTGGGAGCGGTCGGAGTTGTGCAGCAGGACAGATGGTGGCAGAGCTGCAGTCTGAGTTATGTCTTCTGAAGCCTGGCACACACCTTAAAGCCCAGACACCACACTAGAGATAGACCAAACTCCTAAAGAATCCCCAAAGTCAAAGTGGGCAGACTAACTATTAATAATCCAGATGTCCATAGCTAAAGATGAATGAAGACATCAGCTCATCTGGGTTATCTGAGGTGATGTATTTGCCTTCACAGCGCCATCTATTGATCATTGTCGGTAGCAGTGCAAGCCCAGGCAGGACACATTCAGAGAAGAATTGTAAACCAACCACGCCAAAGCTGATTCACTTCCACTGAGTCCTACACAAACGGGGTCTTTGTTGGGAAACACATTCACTGCCTCTGTGTCATCATTGCCCATTGCTTCATTTCAATTGACCTATGAAACACATGACTTATAAACCGTGACGCTACATTATTGGTATTGAAGTTCAAATCTAGTTGTACTCATTGATTAGATAATTATAAGGTTTTTTATGAGCAAAACAAATATTATATATCACTTGGGTTATTTACAGCTCAAGAACAAAGTCTAAGAGGATGTTAAGGGAGATAGCGGTTACAGAGACAACGTTACatttatgattaattaaattagAGATAATAGTCACAGAATCACATGATAACTTTACCCTTAAGTGATCTTGTACTTTCAATCATCAAAACTTAAACTGTGTAGCCTAAGGCGGATTTAAATCTATGTAGGAAAGTGTCAAACGC
Coding sequences within:
- the plin3 gene encoding mannose-6-phosphate receptor binding protein 1 isoform X1, producing MADSGKANEVGTEAAQPANAEQGLVSRVSNLPLVSSACGAVSSAYTSTKDSVPLLKGVMDVAETGVRTLGAAASTGSKPLLDMLEPQITAVSDYALLGLDKMEATLPILQQPADKLVSDTVGRVYQSVTGARDAVTGARDAVTGAVMGAVMGGVELTKAAVSGGVSTVMSSRLGQMASSGVGLALRRSETWVEQNLPLSERELAALAEPAPGAVSAGVAPPAAAASYFVRLGALSTAVRERAMEHSLSRARRARDATYATATQITSTLDLLEGARSTLGMAGLQVAGAPEQLLQRLKEWKDGQPAPGPGGAEAEVGAQVEAGGEGSEVGVLGPARLEGRALAMVRGLTDQLQAACSGVVSSAQGLPANIQAQLDSARQSAADLRSSLGSSSTLTPLLLEQCRSNLTKVQQSVDGVMDYLIHNTPLNWLVGPFAPQITEKEAAGVEQKPSVQP
- the plin3 gene encoding mannose-6-phosphate receptor binding protein 1 isoform X2, which codes for MADSGKANEVGTEAAQPANAEQGLVSRVSNLPLVSSACGAVSSAYTSTKDSVPLLKGVMDVAETGVRTLGAAASTGSKPLLDMLEPQITAVSDYALLGLDKMEATLPILQQPADKLVSDTVGRVYQSVTGARDAVTGARDAVTGAVMGAVMGGVELTKAAVSGGVSTVMSSRLGQMASSGVGLALRRSETWVEQNLPLSERELAALAEPAPGAVSAGVAPPAAAASYFVRLGALSTAVRERAMEHSLSRARRARDATYATATQITSTLDLLEGARSTLGMAGLQVAGAPEQLLQRLKEWKDGQPAPGPGGAEAEVGAQVEAGGEGSELEGRALAMVRGLTDQLQAACSGVVSSAQGLPANIQAQLDSARQSAADLRSSLGSSSTLTPLLLEQCRSNLTKVQQSVDGVMDYLIHNTPLNWLVGPFAPQITEKEAAGVEQKPSVQP
- the plin3 gene encoding mannose-6-phosphate receptor binding protein 1 isoform X3; the protein is MADSGKANEVGTEAAQPANAEQGLVSRVSNLPLVSSACGAVSSAYTSTKDSVPLLKGVMDVAETGVRTLGAAASTGSKPLLDMLEPQITAVSDYALLGLDKMEATLPILQQPADKLVSDTVGRVYQSVTGARDAVTGARDAVTGAVMGAVMGGVELTKAAVSGGVSTVMSSRLGQMASSGVGLALRRSETWVEQNLPLSERELAALAEPAPGAVSAGVAPPAAAASYFVRLGALSTAVRERAMEHSLSRARRARDATYATATQITSTLDLLEGARSTLGMAGLQVAGAPEQLLQRLKEWKDGQPAPGPGGAEAELEGRALAMVRGLTDQLQAACSGVVSSAQGLPANIQAQLDSARQSAADLRSSLGSSSTLTPLLLEQCRSNLTKVQQSVDGVMDYLIHNTPLNWLVGPFAPQITEKEAAGVEQKPSVQP